The Trichoderma asperellum chromosome 6, complete sequence region TTTGCAGTAGACGGATCACTATAGTGACAAGACAAAATCAGCTCATGCCCTTCGACGCACCCTGCATCTCATCACATCAAAACATTCTGTCGTAATTACACTAAATCTCACAACCATCACTTACTCATAAATGCCATCTCCGTCATGGCAAAATTCTGTCCAATGCAGATTCGAGGCCCGCCGTTAAAAGGCACAAACTGCCACGGCTTGGGCGTCCAATGGTCCCATCGCTCAGGACTAAAGATTGCTGGATCGGCGAATGTCTCGGATACTGGAGGGTAAAGCTCCTTATGACGCTGCATAGCCAGAGTACTATAGATGATGTGATCGCCTTTAAGCGTGGCAATGTCGGGTTGACCTGGTTGGCCTGGCAGTGTTGAGTTCTCAACTTATTTTTATCAACTAATTAGCTTGCATCTCCTTTCTAGCACTGAGATATCTTCCCAGTTACGGCTGCATGTACTCACGGCATGTTCTGATGTTAAACGGAACTGCGGGATACAGTCTCATCGTCTCGTAGAGTGTATGAGTAAGGTACGTCAAGTCCTTGATGTCTTCGTATGTTGGCACTGCGTCTGGCCCGACTTTCTGCAAAACATGACTCCGCAGCTTGTACCAAGTCTCAGGATAGTTAGATAGCTCGTAAAGTGCCCACGATAGAGTCGCTGCAGTGGTGTCTCTTCCCGCCAGCAGAACCGCCATGATCTGATCCCGGATGACTTTGGGGTCTCGCGAAAAGAGGGCAATTTGATGCAGAAACGTGAATTCTTTGTCTGACTTGGATATCTTTTCCAGTTCTTCGGGAACAAGAGCCAAAGTTGCTTCGATAAAAGGCTGAATGAAGGCTTCGAGGACCTTAATGCCCCTCTTATATTCGCCTTTGGGTATGAAGCTACGCACAGGCCTATTAGACAGCAATAGTTAATACCAATCGACGATGTATACACACATCTAGGTGAATATACATACGCGAGGAGTGTGAGAAGCATCTGTTTCCGTTGGACGTATGTGAAAGCTTTTGAGAATTCACCTTTAGGGCTGGCAACGAGTTAGCTAGCTTGTCATGGCCAAGGGGATAAGCCTTGTAATGCTCATCTTACTTCTCAAGACTTTCGACGCTGTGGCCCAACAGATAGTCAGTCGTAGCATCAAGCGTCATGCGATAAAACAAGTCGCTGATATCAACTGTCTGTCCCGAGGCAGGTATTTTCGAAATCATCACATCGCTCCATCTTTCGACAATGTCCATGTCTCGAATCTTTTGTTTCAGAAACATTGGTCGGATCAAGGTCCTACTCTGTTGCCACAGCTGTCCATCTGTAGTGAAGATGCTATCACCAAGAAATGGCTCCCAAGTCGAGTGGAAGCGTTCACCCTTACCGAAGTGCGTAAAATTCGTGGCGAGAACCGCCTTAATATGTTCTGGGTCAATGGTCACTATGGATCGGCGGCCCATGATAGTTATTTCGACGGCACTGGGGCAG contains the following coding sequences:
- a CDS encoding uncharacterized protein (EggNog:ENOG41~TransMembrane:1 (i7-30o)) — its product is MLQHLSWLIPASASSLAIAMSCAFASFWIIERLVTDYRLSKVDGVRASILGGNPITSFFFFFKGAYMHSQNRLLEYYFSMFDSADPSCPSAVEITIMGRRSIVTIDPEHIKAVLATNFTHFGKGERFHSTWEPFLGDSIFTTDGQLWQQSRTLIRPMFLKQKIRDMDIVERWSDVMISKIPASGQTVDISDLFYRMTLDATTDYLLGHSVESLENPKGEFSKAFTYVQRKQMLLTLLAPVRSFIPKGEYKRGIKVLEAFIQPFIEATLALVPEELEKISKSDKEFTFLHQIALFSRDPKVIRDQIMAVLLAGRDTTAATLSWALYELSNYPETWYKLRSHVLQKVGPDAVPTYEDIKDLTYLTHTLYETMRLYPAVPFNIRTCLENSTLPGQPGQPDIATLKGDHIIYSTLAMQRHKELYPPVSETFADPAIFSPERWDHWTPKPWQFVPFNGGPRICIGQNFAMTEMAFMMIRLLQKYERIEYRGDWAAQYLKADIVGCPGQGVPIALYEAEKRY